Proteins from one Planctomyces sp. SH-PL62 genomic window:
- a CDS encoding zinc metallopeptidase, with product MYFGADPLYLLLVTPALLLAGWAQSRIMSAYREGSRYRASSGVTGAQAAQVVMREGGVQGVAIEPVAGQLTDHYDPSHKVLRLSSGNYSQDSLAAVGVAAHEAGHAIQDATHYPLLVVRNLMVPLAGLGSNASMLLLIGGIALQWPTLMYLAIGLFSLAVLFQVVNLPVEFNASRRARTMLQESGLISPEEDVVVGKVLNAAAMTYVAATLTGVAQLVYFLIRSGAAGRGGRNDDRTA from the coding sequence ATGTACTTCGGCGCCGATCCGCTGTATCTCCTTTTGGTCACCCCGGCGCTGCTGCTGGCGGGTTGGGCCCAGTCCCGGATCATGTCGGCGTATCGCGAGGGCTCGCGGTATCGGGCGTCGTCGGGGGTGACGGGGGCGCAGGCGGCGCAGGTGGTGATGCGGGAGGGGGGCGTGCAGGGGGTCGCGATCGAGCCGGTGGCGGGGCAGTTGACCGACCACTACGATCCGTCGCACAAGGTCTTGCGGCTGTCTTCGGGCAACTATTCGCAGGACTCGCTGGCGGCGGTCGGCGTCGCGGCGCACGAGGCGGGGCATGCGATCCAAGACGCGACCCACTATCCGCTGCTCGTCGTCCGCAACCTGATGGTGCCGCTGGCGGGGCTGGGGTCAAACGCCTCGATGCTGCTCCTGATCGGCGGGATCGCGCTCCAGTGGCCGACGTTGATGTACCTGGCGATCGGCCTGTTCTCCCTGGCCGTGCTGTTCCAGGTGGTGAACCTGCCCGTCGAGTTCAACGCCAGCCGACGCGCGCGGACGATGCTCCAGGAGTCGGGCCTGATCTCGCCCGAGGAGGACGTGGTCGTCGGCAAGGTCCTGAACGCCGCCGCCATGACCTACGTCGCCGCGACCCTCACGGGCGTCGCGCAGCTCGTCTACTTCCTGATCCGATCGGGCGCGGCGGGTCGAGGCGGCCGGAACGACGATCGGACGGCGTGA
- a CDS encoding dienelactone hydrolase family protein — protein MHDDRTSVGGGVEELASGVSRRGFAVTTLAVGFAAAVQPVSAQTITTDDEGLEAGAVEIPTADGKIPGYRAMPKAAGPFPVVLVVQEIFGVHEHIKDVCRRFAKLGYFAIAPELYARQGDVSKTTDFREIIGKVVSKVPDKQVMSDLDAAVAFAKASKGDVDRLAITGFCWGGRIVWLYSAHNPNLKAGVAWYGRVVGDHDELHPKNPIDVAGELKAPVLGLYGSADGGIPVASLDQMREAAKAGRTEVEIHVYPDAPHAFHADYRPSYRKAEAQNGWKRLLAWFEKHGVAATPR, from the coding sequence ATGCACGACGATCGAACGAGCGTGGGCGGCGGGGTCGAGGAGTTGGCGTCGGGGGTCTCGCGGCGGGGCTTCGCGGTCACGACGCTGGCCGTGGGGTTCGCGGCGGCGGTCCAGCCGGTCTCGGCCCAGACGATCACGACCGACGACGAAGGCCTGGAGGCCGGCGCGGTCGAGATCCCGACGGCCGACGGCAAGATCCCCGGCTATCGCGCCATGCCGAAAGCCGCGGGGCCGTTCCCGGTCGTCCTGGTCGTCCAGGAGATCTTCGGCGTCCATGAACACATCAAGGACGTCTGCCGCCGGTTCGCCAAGCTCGGCTACTTCGCGATCGCCCCCGAACTGTACGCGCGACAGGGGGACGTCTCCAAGACGACCGACTTCCGCGAGATCATCGGCAAGGTCGTCTCCAAGGTGCCCGACAAGCAAGTGATGTCGGACCTGGACGCGGCCGTCGCGTTCGCCAAGGCCTCCAAGGGGGACGTCGACCGGCTGGCGATCACCGGGTTCTGCTGGGGCGGCCGGATCGTCTGGCTCTACTCCGCGCACAACCCGAACCTCAAGGCGGGCGTCGCCTGGTACGGGCGGGTCGTCGGCGACCATGACGAACTCCACCCCAAGAATCCGATCGACGTGGCCGGCGAGCTGAAGGCCCCCGTCCTGGGCCTCTACGGCAGCGCCGACGGCGGCATCCCGGTCGCCAGCCTGGACCAGATGCGCGAGGCCGCCAAGGCCGGCAGGACCGAGGTCGAGATCCACGTCTACCCCGACGCCCCCCACGCCTTCCACGCCGACTATCGCCCGAGCTACCGCAAGGCCGAGGCCCAGAACGGCTGGAAGCGCCTCCTCGCCTGGTTCGAAAAGCACGGCGTCGCCGCGACCCCGCGCTGA
- a CDS encoding DUF1080 domain-containing protein, whose translation MLLSLPCLALASCLALAAPPDSSEDWTPLFNGKDLTGWYTFLQEHGRNSDPDGIITIEDGAIHLYKNHEDKSKVVMGYIGTEKEHGDYHLRLQYRWGDKKFEPRYALKKDAGLYYHITGPDAVWPRSLQYQIEETNVGDLIALFGMQLDTTIDPKTRDAASPDYPTFLPADEGGEPRVLGLKGIDYQHRLAVVPEREGWNDVEIICKGAEITHLLNGKVVNRGTAVRFDDPAQPGAPRPLTRGRIALEIEAAEIWFRNVEIKPAR comes from the coding sequence GTGCTTCTGTCTCTCCCCTGTTTGGCGCTGGCGTCCTGCCTGGCCCTGGCCGCGCCCCCGGATTCGTCGGAAGACTGGACGCCCCTGTTCAACGGCAAGGACCTGACCGGCTGGTACACGTTCCTCCAGGAGCACGGCCGCAACTCCGACCCGGACGGGATCATCACCATCGAGGACGGCGCGATCCACCTCTACAAGAACCACGAGGACAAGTCCAAGGTGGTGATGGGCTACATCGGCACCGAGAAGGAGCACGGCGACTACCACCTGCGGCTCCAGTACCGATGGGGCGACAAGAAGTTCGAGCCCCGCTACGCGCTCAAGAAGGACGCCGGGCTGTACTACCACATCACCGGCCCCGACGCCGTCTGGCCCCGGTCGTTGCAGTACCAGATCGAGGAGACGAACGTCGGCGACCTGATCGCGCTCTTCGGCATGCAGCTCGACACGACGATCGACCCCAAGACGCGCGACGCCGCATCGCCCGACTATCCGACGTTCCTCCCGGCCGACGAGGGAGGCGAACCGCGCGTCCTGGGGCTGAAGGGGATCGACTATCAGCATCGGCTGGCCGTGGTTCCCGAGCGCGAGGGCTGGAACGACGTGGAGATCATCTGCAAGGGGGCCGAGATCACCCACCTGCTCAACGGCAAGGTCGTGAATCGCGGCACCGCCGTGCGCTTCGACGACCCCGCCCAGCCCGGCGCCCCCAGGCCGCTGACTCGAGGCCGGATCGCCCTGGAGATCGAGGCCGCCGAGATCTGGTTCCGCAACGTCGAGATCAAGCCGGCCCGCTGA
- a CDS encoding PVC-type heme-binding CxxCH protein — translation MRYDSNAPRRACGVGLIGLVVAARAAFGDAPVVPEPLAPEAAVKTLKLIDPDLTITLVASEPDVSSPVAAAWDEDGRLFVAEMLDYPRGPASGKVRLLEDRDGDGRYERASTFAEGLNFPNGVLPWNGGVLVTAAPDILFLKDDDGDGRADTRRVVLTGFAEGNTQLRVNGLTWGADGWVYGANGRSDGVVRKPGDPDSAAVPLRFHDFRFRPDTGEIQTVSGFSQFGLPRDDWGRRFPSWNTIPIRHVVLEERTLARNPYLAESATVATILDPADGGRVFPLSPPPTTFNRESTTYFNASCGPTIYRGDLLGDVYRGNAFFGESLTNLVQRRILEHQGPTFLARRAEPDREFLASTDPYFRPVNTATGPDGALYVVDFYREMVEHPDFVPADLRESIEFRRWQNRGRIWRIARKGSTPAQPPRLGQADTGELVALLEHPNGWRRDTAQRLLTNRRDLAALPLLETLARTGATPLGRIHAAWTLDGLGTLDDAIVVGLLADASADVREAAAKLAAGRPGLVEAVATRADDPESRVRFQAAVVLGDSDAPRAVEALARIAARDAEDEWTRLAVLSGLRDTASPFLATLLTAHPEWLATATPGQARLLDATASILGARAIPDELKALAARLAPPAEGEGSAGRIALLLGLSDGLARANRSPRELANQAGFEKLGVLLDRAAETVGSAHANPTDRARALTLLARFRPDDAAALVPALLSADQPPAVQAAAAEAVVEVGSAPLAARIFESWETIPTAPRRAVLAAMIRSTPLAGRLVEAIEDDVVALSELTPAERESLRSSPDSEVAGRAAALLESRTPRDRAEVVARFQPVLSLTGDPGRGRELFVKNCRTCHQHRGDGYKVGPDLSGVASRPESALLKDVLDPNADVSPDLVAFTVLTKRGQTLSGLLVEETAASLKLRAAEGVEESILRSEIEAVRPSGRSLMPEGFEDALGEQGLADLIAFLKQP, via the coding sequence ATGCGGTATGACTCGAACGCCCCGAGGCGGGCTTGCGGCGTTGGGCTGATCGGTCTGGTCGTGGCGGCGAGGGCCGCGTTCGGGGACGCCCCGGTCGTGCCGGAGCCGCTCGCGCCGGAGGCGGCCGTGAAGACGCTGAAGCTGATCGACCCGGACCTGACGATCACGCTCGTCGCGTCCGAGCCGGACGTGAGCAGCCCGGTCGCGGCGGCCTGGGACGAGGACGGCCGGTTGTTCGTGGCGGAGATGCTCGACTACCCCCGCGGGCCCGCTTCGGGCAAGGTCCGGCTGCTGGAGGACCGAGACGGCGACGGCCGGTATGAGCGCGCCTCGACGTTCGCCGAGGGGCTGAACTTTCCCAACGGCGTCCTCCCCTGGAACGGCGGCGTGCTGGTCACCGCCGCGCCCGACATCCTCTTCCTCAAGGACGACGACGGCGACGGCCGGGCCGACACCCGCCGGGTCGTCCTGACCGGCTTCGCCGAGGGGAACACGCAACTCCGCGTCAACGGCCTGACCTGGGGCGCCGACGGCTGGGTCTACGGCGCGAACGGGAGAAGCGACGGCGTGGTCCGAAAGCCCGGCGATCCCGACTCCGCCGCCGTCCCGCTCCGGTTCCACGACTTCCGCTTCCGCCCCGACACGGGCGAGATCCAGACCGTCTCCGGCTTCAGCCAGTTCGGCCTGCCTCGCGACGATTGGGGGCGGCGGTTCCCCTCGTGGAACACCATCCCGATCCGCCACGTCGTTTTGGAGGAGCGGACGCTCGCCCGCAACCCGTACCTCGCCGAATCGGCGACGGTCGCGACGATCCTCGACCCCGCCGACGGCGGCCGCGTCTTCCCCCTCAGCCCGCCGCCGACCACCTTCAACCGCGAGTCGACGACCTACTTCAACGCGAGCTGCGGCCCGACGATCTATCGCGGCGACCTGCTGGGCGACGTCTATCGCGGCAACGCCTTCTTCGGGGAGTCGCTTACCAACCTCGTCCAGCGCCGGATCCTGGAGCACCAGGGGCCGACGTTCCTCGCCCGCCGCGCCGAGCCCGACCGCGAATTCCTGGCCTCCACCGATCCCTACTTCCGCCCGGTGAACACCGCCACCGGCCCCGACGGGGCGCTCTACGTCGTCGACTTCTACCGCGAGATGGTGGAGCACCCCGACTTCGTCCCGGCCGACCTCCGCGAGTCCATCGAGTTCCGACGCTGGCAAAATCGCGGGCGAATCTGGCGGATCGCGCGGAAGGGATCGACGCCCGCCCAGCCGCCCCGGCTCGGCCAGGCCGACACCGGCGAACTCGTCGCCCTGCTGGAGCACCCCAACGGCTGGCGTCGCGACACGGCCCAACGGCTGCTCACGAACCGTCGCGACCTCGCGGCCTTGCCGCTCCTGGAGACGCTGGCGAGGACCGGCGCGACGCCGCTGGGGCGGATCCACGCGGCCTGGACGCTCGACGGCCTGGGCACGCTCGACGACGCGATCGTCGTGGGACTCCTGGCCGACGCCTCGGCCGACGTACGCGAGGCCGCCGCGAAGCTCGCCGCCGGCCGCCCCGGCCTCGTCGAGGCCGTCGCGACGCGGGCCGACGACCCCGAGAGCCGCGTCCGATTCCAGGCGGCCGTCGTTTTGGGGGACTCGGACGCGCCGCGAGCCGTCGAGGCGCTGGCGCGGATCGCCGCCCGCGACGCCGAGGACGAGTGGACGCGGCTGGCCGTCCTGAGCGGCCTGCGCGACACCGCCTCGCCGTTCCTCGCGACCCTGCTCACGGCCCACCCCGAATGGCTCGCGACGGCGACACCGGGCCAGGCGCGACTCCTCGACGCGACCGCCTCCATCCTGGGGGCGCGGGCGATCCCCGACGAACTGAAGGCCCTCGCGGCCAGGCTCGCCCCCCCCGCCGAAGGCGAGGGCTCGGCCGGGCGGATCGCGCTCCTGCTCGGGCTCTCCGACGGCCTGGCCCGCGCGAACCGTTCGCCGCGCGAGCTGGCGAACCAGGCGGGGTTCGAGAAGCTCGGCGTCCTGCTGGATCGCGCGGCCGAGACGGTCGGGTCGGCCCACGCGAACCCGACCGACCGCGCGCGGGCCTTGACCCTGCTGGCGCGGTTCCGCCCCGACGACGCGGCCGCGCTCGTCCCCGCGCTGCTGTCGGCCGACCAGCCCCCGGCGGTGCAGGCGGCGGCGGCCGAGGCCGTCGTCGAGGTCGGCTCGGCGCCCCTGGCGGCTCGGATCTTCGAGTCCTGGGAGACGATCCCCACCGCCCCCCGGCGCGCGGTGTTGGCCGCGATGATCCGCTCGACGCCGCTGGCCGGGCGGCTCGTCGAGGCGATCGAGGACGACGTGGTGGCCCTGTCCGAGTTGACGCCCGCCGAGCGCGAGTCGCTCCGGTCCTCGCCCGACTCCGAGGTCGCGGGCCGGGCGGCGGCCCTGCTGGAGTCGCGCACGCCCCGCGACCGCGCCGAGGTCGTGGCCAGGTTCCAGCCGGTGCTGAGCCTGACCGGCGATCCCGGACGGGGCCGCGAGTTGTTCGTCAAGAACTGCCGGACCTGCCACCAGCACCGGGGCGACGGCTACAAGGTCGGCCCGGACCTCTCGGGGGTCGCGAGCCGTCCCGAGTCGGCCCTGCTCAAGGACGTGCTCGACCCCAACGCCGACGTGTCGCCCGACCTCGTCGCCTTCACCGTGCTGACCAAACGCGGCCAGACGCTCTCGGGCCTGCTCGTCGAGGAGACCGCCGCCAGCCTCAAGCTCCGCGCCGCCGAGGGGGTCGAAGAATCCATCCTCCGCTCCGAGATCGAGGCCGTCCGCCCGTCGGGCCGCTCCCTCATGCCCGAAGGCTTCGAAGACGCCCTCGGCGAGCAGGGCCTCGCGGACCTCATCGCCTTCCTCAAACAACCATGA
- a CDS encoding DUF1559 domain-containing protein, producing the protein MRRNRGFTLIELLVVIAIIAVLIALLLPAVQSAREAARRAQCVNNLKQLGLAAQNYISTYDVMPMQCNYPTSEIQDSGFSWSWTVAILPQIEQGALFDSMNFSLGNYGLHMTTAGYTQVASLLCPSESISQRPGYPWATSSYVGNYGGPGQIMAYSGTIVPPKDLLLNGGIGTTGWGGGAGTVRIASITDGTSNTAVFSEHLIGLGLAPGVASITPNSKDARRVIFPGVDTSGVGTGADGAMRAAQACMTLPPTTTANAGASAYLGYNWLLGYPTHVSLVNYMHVARPNSLHCGNAGDISYVQFVGPTGSAAASSNHSGGVNVALADGSVRFVKDSISLPAWWALGSRSGGEVLSADSY; encoded by the coding sequence ATGCGTCGGAACCGTGGATTCACGCTGATCGAGCTGCTGGTGGTCATCGCCATCATCGCCGTCCTGATCGCCCTGCTGCTGCCGGCCGTCCAGTCGGCGCGCGAGGCCGCCCGCCGGGCGCAGTGCGTCAACAACCTGAAGCAGCTCGGGCTGGCGGCGCAGAACTACATCTCGACTTATGACGTCATGCCGATGCAGTGCAACTACCCGACGTCGGAGATCCAGGACTCGGGCTTCTCGTGGTCCTGGACGGTGGCGATCCTGCCGCAGATCGAGCAGGGCGCGCTGTTCGACTCGATGAACTTCTCGCTCGGCAACTACGGCCTGCACATGACGACGGCCGGTTACACGCAGGTCGCGTCTCTGCTCTGCCCGTCGGAGTCGATCTCCCAGCGGCCGGGTTATCCCTGGGCGACCAGCAGCTACGTGGGCAACTACGGCGGCCCCGGCCAGATCATGGCCTACAGCGGGACGATCGTGCCGCCGAAGGACCTGTTGCTCAACGGCGGGATCGGCACGACCGGCTGGGGGGGAGGCGCGGGAACCGTCCGGATCGCCTCGATCACCGACGGCACGTCGAACACCGCGGTCTTCAGCGAGCACCTGATCGGCCTGGGCCTCGCGCCGGGGGTGGCGTCGATCACGCCCAACTCCAAGGACGCCAGGCGGGTGATCTTCCCCGGCGTGGACACGTCGGGGGTGGGGACGGGGGCCGACGGGGCCATGAGGGCGGCCCAGGCGTGCATGACCCTGCCGCCGACGACCACGGCCAACGCGGGGGCCTCGGCCTACCTCGGCTACAACTGGCTGCTGGGGTATCCGACGCACGTCTCGCTGGTGAACTACATGCACGTCGCCCGGCCCAACAGCCTGCACTGCGGCAACGCGGGCGACATCTCGTACGTCCAGTTCGTCGGCCCGACGGGCTCGGCGGCGGCGAGCAGCAACCACTCCGGCGGCGTGAACGTCGCCCTGGCCGACGGCTCGGTCCGGTTCGTCAAGGACTCGATCAGCCTCCCCGCCTGGTGGGCGCTCGGCTCCCGCTCCGGCGGCGAGGTCCTCAGCGCCGACTCGTACTGA
- a CDS encoding xylose operon transcription regulator XylR, translated as MPRRRRRTGPPHVAFIIETSMAYGREILHGTVQYVRENGPWTVFFEPRSMQDPAPPWLEHWDGDGIITTLYPQFSELIRRTGIPTIDLDDQEPRSGLPSVQSDQAAIGATAAAHLMERGFTRFGFFGYPQFEWSRLRLEAFRRAVAAAGFACEEYEPAHAVSWGHQMPAWEAEIERVSRWIAGLPKPLGLMACNDFRGVQALDACRRADVAVPEEVAVIGVDDEILACELAQPSLSSVIPDCRRIGYEAARLLDGVLAGKPPPPRSVHIPPRGIAVRQSSDVTAIPDPIVADAMRFIREHACRGIRLDDVVEHAGISRSSLHRRFRASTGRTIHDAISGMRLDRVKHLLIETELPLHAVSDRAGFAHVEYLAAVFRKATGATPGAFRRAHREADARSPSLRPRPGGRGGE; from the coding sequence ATGCCACGACGACGGCGACGAACCGGCCCTCCGCACGTCGCGTTCATCATCGAGACCTCGATGGCCTACGGCCGCGAGATCCTCCACGGCACCGTCCAGTACGTCCGCGAGAACGGGCCGTGGACCGTCTTCTTCGAGCCCCGATCGATGCAGGACCCGGCCCCGCCCTGGCTGGAGCACTGGGACGGCGACGGCATCATCACCACCCTCTACCCCCAGTTCTCCGAGCTGATCCGCCGGACCGGGATCCCGACGATCGACCTGGACGATCAGGAGCCGCGCTCCGGGCTGCCGAGCGTGCAGAGCGACCAGGCCGCCATCGGCGCGACGGCCGCCGCGCACCTGATGGAGCGGGGCTTCACCCGCTTCGGCTTCTTCGGCTACCCCCAGTTCGAGTGGTCCCGCCTGCGGCTGGAGGCCTTCCGCCGGGCCGTGGCCGCCGCCGGCTTCGCCTGTGAGGAGTACGAGCCGGCGCACGCCGTCTCCTGGGGGCACCAGATGCCGGCCTGGGAGGCCGAGATCGAGCGCGTCTCGCGCTGGATCGCCGGCCTGCCCAAGCCGCTGGGCCTGATGGCCTGCAACGACTTCCGGGGCGTCCAGGCGCTCGACGCCTGCCGTCGCGCCGACGTGGCGGTGCCCGAGGAGGTCGCCGTGATCGGCGTCGACGACGAGATCCTGGCCTGCGAGTTGGCCCAGCCGTCGCTCTCCAGCGTGATCCCGGACTGCCGCCGGATCGGTTACGAGGCCGCCCGCCTGCTCGACGGCGTCCTGGCCGGCAAGCCCCCCCCGCCCCGCTCCGTGCACATCCCCCCTCGGGGCATCGCCGTGCGGCAGTCGAGCGACGTCACCGCGATCCCCGACCCGATCGTCGCCGACGCCATGCGGTTCATCCGCGAGCACGCCTGCCGGGGCATCCGCCTGGACGACGTGGTCGAGCACGCCGGGATCTCGCGCAGCTCGCTGCACCGTCGCTTCCGCGCCTCGACCGGGCGGACCATCCACGACGCGATCTCGGGGATGCGGCTCGACCGGGTCAAGCACCTCCTCATCGAGACCGAGCTGCCGCTCCACGCCGTCTCCGATCGCGCCGGCTTCGCCCACGTCGAATACCTGGCCGCCGTCTTCCGCAAGGCCACAGGCGCGACCCCGGGCGCCTTCCGCCGGGCCCACCGCGAGGCCGACGCCCGATCGCCGTCGCTCCGTCCCCGCCCCGGCGGCCGAGGGGGCGAGTGA
- a CDS encoding PP2C family protein-serine/threonine phosphatase codes for MAAMPMKFETAHYEFLVSPLTASGARPSAREPASSSVRVDLAATSHPGKVRNRNEDHYMVAKASRRIEVLMDNLPAGELPGHLGEEAYSMVVADGMGGMNAGDVASMLAISTGVRLADKSVKWGFKINEREARDLLNRMSMYFQEIDLRLTRKSDDDRRLFGMGTTLTLAYSVGSHLFLIHVGDSRAYLFRGGELAQLTHDHTVAQALADAGQIKPEDVRQHARRNTLTNYLGGHRGKVRADVRWTRLEDGDRLLVCTDGLTDMVSDADIAGVLARGEDSQRSVDVLLEKALDAGGKDNITLIVAGYTIPSPESSAILEGHAQTAHAQETTITDTGEFPAAPPDPGSRNLGREAS; via the coding sequence ATGGCGGCTATGCCGATGAAGTTCGAGACCGCGCATTACGAGTTCCTGGTCAGCCCCCTGACCGCCTCGGGGGCGCGCCCCTCGGCCAGGGAGCCGGCCAGCTCGTCGGTTCGGGTGGACCTGGCGGCGACCTCGCATCCGGGGAAGGTGCGGAATCGCAACGAGGACCATTACATGGTCGCCAAGGCTTCGCGGCGGATCGAGGTCCTGATGGACAACCTCCCCGCCGGCGAACTCCCGGGCCACCTGGGGGAGGAAGCCTATTCGATGGTCGTGGCCGACGGCATGGGGGGCATGAACGCGGGCGACGTGGCGAGCATGCTGGCCATCAGCACGGGCGTCCGGCTCGCCGACAAGTCGGTCAAGTGGGGCTTCAAGATCAACGAGCGCGAGGCCCGCGACCTGCTCAATCGGATGAGCATGTACTTCCAGGAGATCGACCTTCGACTCACCCGCAAGAGCGACGACGACCGCCGGCTCTTCGGCATGGGGACCACGCTGACGCTCGCCTACAGCGTGGGGTCGCACCTGTTCCTGATCCACGTCGGCGACTCCCGCGCCTACCTCTTCCGAGGCGGCGAGCTCGCCCAGCTCACCCACGACCACACCGTCGCGCAGGCGCTCGCCGACGCCGGACAGATCAAGCCCGAGGACGTCCGCCAGCACGCTCGCCGCAACACCCTCACCAACTACCTCGGCGGCCACCGCGGCAAGGTCCGGGCCGACGTCCGCTGGACCCGCCTCGAAGACGGCGATCGCCTCCTGGTCTGCACCGACGGCCTCACCGACATGGTCTCCGACGCCGACATCGCCGGGGTGCTCGCCCGCGGCGAGGATTCCCAGCGCAGCGTCGACGTCCTGCTGGAGAAGGCCCTCGACGCCGGCGGCAAGGACAACATCACCCTGATCGTCGCCGGCTACACCATCCCCTCCCCCGAATCGTCGGCGATCCTCGAAGGCCACGCCCAGACCGCCCACGCCCAGGAGACGACCATCACGGACACCGGCGAATTCCCCGCCGCCCCCCCCGATCCCGGAAGCCGGAATCTAGGCCGGGAAGCCTCGTAG
- a CDS encoding RluA family pseudouridine synthase, with amino-acid sequence MKVRLDKLVAERFQLSRRAAREAVERGQVDVGGARRIDPAEEIGPDDELSFHPNRPRVDLAERRLTVLYEDRDVMIVDKAPGLLVQPTQLRERDTLLERAGRYQIHKRGVKKPYVGIVHRIDQLTSGVILLVTSPRALRPFQELFRTHTIEREYLAVVEGVFLTPEGSIDLPLVDDAGDNRRGVSREPGVGVPATTHFRVIESYGTVASLVAIRLETGRTHQIRIHLAALDHTVVGDPVYGRRGRPKFPVRFRRQALHAASLGFIHPLSGQSIRVEAPVPTDFTNLTDELKHEYGVIRVDEQG; translated from the coding sequence ATGAAGGTACGGCTCGACAAGCTCGTCGCCGAGCGATTCCAGCTCTCCCGCCGCGCCGCGCGCGAGGCGGTCGAGCGCGGCCAGGTCGACGTCGGCGGCGCGCGGCGGATCGACCCGGCCGAGGAGATCGGGCCCGACGACGAGTTGTCGTTCCACCCCAACCGGCCCCGGGTCGACCTGGCGGAACGGCGGCTCACCGTCCTCTATGAAGATCGCGACGTGATGATCGTGGACAAGGCCCCCGGCCTGCTCGTGCAGCCCACGCAGCTCCGCGAGCGCGACACCCTGCTGGAACGCGCGGGTCGCTATCAGATCCACAAGCGGGGCGTGAAGAAGCCTTACGTCGGGATCGTCCACCGGATCGACCAGCTCACCTCCGGCGTGATCCTGCTGGTGACCTCCCCGCGCGCCCTGCGGCCGTTCCAGGAGCTGTTCCGGACCCACACGATCGAGCGCGAATACCTCGCGGTGGTGGAGGGGGTCTTCTTGACCCCCGAGGGGAGCATCGACCTCCCGCTGGTGGACGACGCCGGCGACAACCGCCGGGGGGTCTCGCGCGAGCCCGGCGTGGGCGTCCCGGCGACGACCCACTTCCGCGTGATCGAGAGCTACGGCACCGTCGCCAGCCTCGTCGCCATCCGCCTGGAGACCGGCCGGACGCACCAGATCCGCATCCACCTCGCGGCGCTCGACCACACGGTCGTGGGCGATCCCGTCTACGGCCGCCGAGGCCGGCCCAAGTTCCCGGTCCGCTTCCGGCGCCAGGCGCTCCACGCCGCGTCCCTCGGCTTCATCCACCCGCTCTCCGGCCAGTCGATCCGCGTCGAGGCCCCGGTCCCCACCGACTTCACCAACCTGACCGACGAGTTGAAGCACGAGTACGGCGTCATCCGGGTCGACGAACAGGGCTGA
- a CDS encoding DUF1559 domain-containing protein → MMTALPRRASQRGFTLIELLVVIAIIAVLIALLLPAVQSAREAARRSQCTNNMKQIGLAMHNYESAHGSFPPAKIWSATTIATSNDAEGQGFVLNTTALVLILPQLEQTALANAYNYALPSCPATNAAPNNKPVGGVSSYLANTTVTSSVVAAYNCPSDEVVEPYNPTAATAVGPYNGYLSQRCNYALPCALLYENGNGRSNTSRPRDGGVFSYNDRGTTIANITDGTSNTTLILESRKLKTSIAYGPYWGQGLWTSTHALVYPKTSTGWPGTMPNGVALIANVSAANNPKKLGYAWSNSSRHPGGVNVAFADGSVKFIKNSIDPEAWYGIQTIGNGEVVSSDSL, encoded by the coding sequence ATGATGACTGCCCTACCCCGGCGCGCGTCTCAACGCGGGTTCACGCTGATCGAGCTCCTCGTGGTGATCGCCATCATCGCCGTCCTGATCGCCCTGCTGCTGCCGGCCGTCCAGTCGGCTCGCGAGGCCGCCCGCCGCTCGCAGTGCACGAACAACATGAAGCAGATCGGCCTGGCGATGCACAACTACGAGTCGGCCCACGGCTCGTTCCCGCCGGCGAAGATCTGGTCGGCCACGACCATCGCGACGTCCAACGACGCCGAAGGCCAGGGCTTCGTGCTGAACACCACCGCCCTGGTCCTGATCCTGCCCCAGCTCGAGCAGACGGCGCTGGCCAACGCCTACAACTACGCCCTGCCGTCGTGCCCGGCGACCAACGCCGCGCCCAACAACAAGCCGGTGGGCGGGGTGTCGTCGTACCTGGCGAACACGACCGTCACGTCGTCGGTCGTCGCCGCCTACAACTGCCCGTCGGACGAGGTCGTCGAGCCCTACAACCCCACGGCGGCGACGGCCGTCGGCCCCTACAACGGCTACCTCTCGCAGCGTTGCAACTACGCCCTCCCCTGCGCCCTGCTGTATGAGAACGGCAACGGCCGGTCCAACACCAGCCGGCCCCGCGACGGCGGCGTCTTCTCGTACAACGACCGGGGGACGACGATCGCCAACATCACCGACGGCACCAGCAACACGACGCTGATCCTGGAATCCCGGAAGCTGAAGACGAGCATCGCCTACGGCCCGTACTGGGGCCAGGGGCTGTGGACGTCGACGCACGCCCTGGTCTACCCCAAGACCAGCACCGGCTGGCCCGGCACGATGCCGAACGGCGTGGCGTTGATCGCCAACGTCTCCGCGGCCAACAACCCCAAGAAGCTCGGCTACGCCTGGTCGAACAGCAGCCGGCACCCCGGCGGCGTCAACGTCGCCTTCGCCGACGGCTCGGTCAAGTTCATCAAGAACTCGATCGACCCCGAGGCCTGGTACGGCATCCAGACCATCGGCAACGGCGAGGTCGTCAGCTCCGACTCGCTCTGA